One window from the genome of Sphaerotilus microaerophilus encodes:
- the glpD gene encoding glycerol-3-phosphate dehydrogenase has translation MASPPSGTTSINARQARDGDCDVLIVGGGINGCGIARDLAGRGWRVTLVEQDDLASHTSSSSTKLIHGGLRYLEYYEFGLVRKALQEREVLLKSAPHIMWPLRFVMPHDPSMRPAWLIRLGIFLYDHLARREVLPGSRGVDLRSHPVGAPLQQRYTRGFIYSDGWVDDARLVLLNALDARDRGAQVLTRTRCVAAQRDAQGWQVQLEGPGGARRSLRARALVNAAGPWAESFLRGVARPAGGEVLATRSLRLVKGSHIVVPRCFEHDHAYIFQNPDKRIIFAIPYEEDFTLMGTTDQELQGDPRGAAIDADEVAYLCEQASRYFTRPVRPSDVVWSYAGVRPLLDDESGDPSAVTRDYLLETSTLAVAGAPLLSIWGGKITTFRKLAEDAADEVGRMLGEARPAWTEPAPLPGGDLRGWIGTPRRPDTDFERFVSMLRSRHGWLPLALARRLARAYGARIDRVLGRAESLADLGTEVAPGLHEAEIRYLQREEWVTCADDLLWRRSKLGLHYSAAERQQVADWLAAHPLPTDDDMNDPTPETRSETACN, from the coding sequence ATTGCTTCGCCCCCGTCGGGGACGACCTCCATCAACGCCCGGCAGGCCCGGGACGGCGACTGCGACGTGCTGATCGTGGGCGGCGGCATCAACGGCTGCGGCATCGCCCGCGACCTGGCCGGCCGCGGCTGGCGCGTGACGCTGGTGGAGCAGGACGACCTGGCGTCGCACACCTCGTCGTCGTCCACCAAGCTGATCCACGGCGGCCTGCGCTACCTGGAGTACTACGAGTTCGGGCTGGTGCGCAAGGCGCTGCAGGAGCGCGAGGTGCTGCTCAAGAGCGCCCCGCACATCATGTGGCCGCTGCGCTTCGTGATGCCGCACGATCCCTCGATGAGGCCGGCCTGGCTGATCCGCCTGGGCATCTTTCTCTACGACCACCTGGCGCGGCGCGAGGTGCTGCCCGGCTCGCGCGGCGTGGACCTGCGCAGCCACCCGGTGGGCGCGCCGCTGCAGCAGCGCTACACCCGCGGCTTCATCTACTCCGACGGCTGGGTGGACGACGCCCGGCTGGTGCTGCTCAACGCGCTGGACGCCCGCGACCGCGGCGCCCAGGTGCTGACCCGCACCCGCTGCGTGGCCGCGCAGCGCGACGCCCAAGGCTGGCAGGTGCAGCTTGAGGGCCCGGGCGGCGCGCGCCGCAGCCTGCGCGCCCGGGCGCTGGTCAACGCCGCCGGGCCCTGGGCGGAGAGCTTCCTGCGGGGCGTGGCGCGCCCGGCCGGTGGCGAGGTGCTGGCCACGCGCAGCCTGCGGCTGGTGAAGGGCTCGCACATCGTGGTGCCGCGATGCTTCGAGCACGACCACGCCTACATCTTCCAGAACCCGGACAAGCGCATCATCTTCGCCATCCCCTACGAGGAGGACTTCACCCTGATGGGAACCACCGACCAGGAGCTGCAGGGCGATCCGCGCGGCGCGGCGATCGATGCCGACGAGGTGGCCTACCTCTGCGAGCAGGCCAGCCGCTACTTCACCCGGCCGGTGCGGCCGAGCGATGTGGTGTGGAGCTACGCCGGCGTGCGCCCGCTGCTGGACGATGAATCGGGAGACCCCTCGGCAGTGACGCGCGACTACCTGCTGGAGACCAGCACCCTGGCCGTGGCAGGGGCCCCCCTGCTCAGCATCTGGGGCGGCAAGATCACCACCTTCCGCAAGCTGGCCGAGGACGCCGCCGACGAGGTGGGCCGCATGCTGGGCGAGGCGCGCCCGGCCTGGACCGAGCCGGCACCGCTGCCCGGCGGCGACCTGCGCGGCTGGATCGGCACGCCGCGGCGGCCGGACACCGACTTCGAGCGTTTCGTCAGCATGCTGCGCTCGCGCCACGGCTGGCTGCCGCTGGCGCTGGCGCGGCGCCTGGCGCGGGCCTATGGCGCGCGCATCGACCGGGTGCTGGGCCGCGCCGAGTCCCTGGCCGACCTGGGCACCGAAGTGGCGCCCGGCCTGCACGAGGCGGAGATCCGCTACCTCCAGCGCGAGGAGTGGGTGACCTGCGCCGACGACCTGCTGTGGCGGCGCAGCAAGCTCGGCCTGCACTACAGCGCCGCCGAACGACAACAGGTGGCCGACTGGCTGGCCGCCCATCCCCTGCCCACCGACGACGACATGAACGACCCCACCCCCGAAACACGGAGCGAGACGGCATGCAACTGA
- a CDS encoding ABC transporter ATP-binding protein has protein sequence MQLTLSGISQRVGAQTWLYDMSLAPAPGAVTVLLGATQAGKTTLMRLMAGLDVPSSGSVLVDGHDVTGTPVRERNVAMVYQQFINYPSMTVYDNIASPLKLGGRPKAEIDRRVRELAAKLHIDVFLDRLPAELSGGQQQRVALARALAKNAPLMLLDEPLVNLDYKLREELREELSALFAAGDATVIYATTEPSEALLLGGWTAVMDAGELLQYGPTAEVFHRPASLRVAKAFSDPPMNLLAAEVAERGARLSTGEVIAVELPRESSRGLTLGIRASALRVQPRPGDVALPGRVELAEISGSDTFVHVHTAVGELVAQLTGVHEFDLGAGLTLHVSPTQVYAFDATGALLVAPQRRT, from the coding sequence ATGCAACTGACGCTCTCGGGAATCAGCCAACGCGTGGGCGCCCAGACCTGGCTGTACGACATGAGCCTGGCCCCGGCCCCCGGCGCGGTCACGGTGCTGCTGGGCGCGACCCAGGCCGGCAAGACCACGCTGATGCGCCTGATGGCCGGACTGGACGTGCCCAGCAGCGGCAGCGTGCTCGTCGACGGCCACGACGTGACCGGCACGCCGGTGCGCGAGCGCAACGTCGCGATGGTCTACCAACAGTTCATCAACTACCCCTCGATGACGGTGTACGACAACATCGCCTCGCCGCTGAAGCTGGGCGGGCGGCCCAAGGCGGAGATCGACCGCCGGGTGCGCGAGCTGGCGGCCAAGCTGCACATCGACGTCTTCCTCGACCGCCTGCCGGCCGAACTCTCCGGCGGCCAGCAGCAGCGGGTGGCGCTGGCGCGGGCGCTGGCCAAGAACGCCCCGCTGATGCTGCTGGACGAGCCGCTGGTCAACCTGGACTACAAGCTGCGCGAGGAGCTGCGCGAGGAGCTGTCGGCGCTGTTCGCCGCCGGCGACGCCACCGTGATCTACGCCACCACCGAGCCCTCCGAGGCGCTCTTGCTGGGCGGCTGGACCGCGGTGATGGACGCCGGCGAGCTGCTGCAGTACGGCCCGACGGCGGAGGTGTTCCACCGCCCGGCGTCACTGCGCGTGGCCAAGGCCTTCAGCGACCCGCCGATGAACCTGCTGGCCGCCGAGGTGGCCGAACGCGGCGCCCGCCTCAGCACCGGTGAGGTGATCGCAGTCGAGCTGCCGCGGGAATCGTCCCGGGGACTGACCCTGGGCATCCGCGCCAGCGCATTGCGGGTGCAGCCACGCCCGGGCGACGTGGCCCTGCCCGGCCGGGTGGAGCTGGCGGAGATCTCCGGCTCGGACACCTTCGTGCACGTGCACACCGCGGTGGGCGAGCTGGTGGCGCAGCTCACCGGCGTGCACGAGTTCGACCTGGGGGCCGGGCTGACGCTGCACGTCAGCCCGACGCAGGTCTATGCCTTCGATGCAACGGGAGCGCTGCTCGTCGCGCCCCAACGGAGAACCTGA
- a CDS encoding ABC transporter ATP-binding protein has protein sequence MARIDLDLAHSYKPNPAQDSDYALLPLKMTFEDGGAYALLGPSGCGKTTMLNIMSGLLVPSQGSVHFDGCDRTRATPQERNIAQVFQFPVIYDTMTVAQNLAFPLKNRKVPDAVVRQRVGQIAEMLEMSHQLDQRAAGLSADQKQKISLGRGLVRPDVSAVLFDEPLTVIDPHLKWQLRRKLKQIHHELKLTLIYVTHDQVEALTFADQVVVMTRGKVVQMGTPDALFERPAHTFVGHFIGSPGMNLLEARAAGGALHIGALSVPAPRALPEGALRLGIRPEYLVLTEPGRDGALPGSVRQVQDIGTYFLVTLDVAGQTLKARLSPEAERPAVGAAVGLQVLGSHTCFYKNEELVA, from the coding sequence ATGGCCCGCATCGACCTCGACCTCGCGCACTCGTACAAGCCGAACCCGGCGCAGGACAGCGACTACGCGCTGCTGCCGCTGAAGATGACCTTCGAGGACGGCGGCGCCTACGCGCTGCTGGGCCCCTCGGGCTGTGGCAAGACGACGATGCTCAACATCATGTCGGGCCTGCTGGTGCCCTCGCAGGGCAGCGTCCACTTCGACGGGTGTGACCGGACCCGCGCCACGCCGCAGGAGCGCAACATTGCCCAGGTGTTCCAGTTCCCGGTGATCTACGACACCATGACGGTGGCGCAGAACCTGGCCTTTCCGCTGAAGAACCGCAAGGTGCCGGACGCCGTCGTCCGCCAGCGCGTCGGCCAGATCGCCGAGATGCTGGAGATGAGCCACCAGCTCGACCAGCGCGCCGCAGGGCTGTCCGCCGACCAGAAGCAGAAGATCTCGCTGGGCCGCGGCCTGGTGCGCCCGGACGTGTCGGCGGTGCTGTTCGACGAGCCGCTGACGGTGATCGACCCGCACCTGAAGTGGCAGCTGCGCCGCAAGCTCAAGCAGATCCACCACGAGCTCAAGCTCACGCTGATCTACGTCACCCACGACCAGGTGGAGGCGCTGACCTTCGCCGACCAGGTGGTGGTGATGACCCGCGGCAAGGTGGTGCAGATGGGCACGCCCGATGCACTGTTCGAGCGGCCGGCGCACACCTTCGTCGGCCACTTCATCGGCTCGCCGGGCATGAACCTGCTGGAGGCCCGGGCCGCCGGTGGCGCACTGCACATCGGTGCGCTGTCGGTGCCGGCGCCGCGCGCGCTGCCCGAGGGGGCGCTGCGCCTGGGCATCCGCCCCGAGTACCTGGTGCTGACGGAGCCTGGCCGCGACGGCGCCCTGCCCGGCAGCGTGCGGCAGGTGCAGGACATCGGCACCTACTTCCTGGTGACGCTGGACGTGGCCGGCCAGACGCTGAAGGCGCGCCTGTCGCCGGAGGCCGAGCGCCCGGCCGTCGGCGCGGCCGTGGGCCTGCAGGTGCTGGGCAGCCACACCTGCTTCTACAAGAACGAGGAACTCGTGGCATGA
- a CDS encoding carbohydrate ABC transporter permease — protein sequence MSVQNKPVNQKAWFLILPVFICVAFSAILPLMTVVNYSVQDIIDPERRVFVGTEWFVQVMRDEDLHAALWNQLKFSLAVLLVEIPLGIVLALSMPATGWKASATLVIVSLSLLIPWNVVGTIWQIFGRADIGLMGHGLQALGIDYSYTGDATHAWLTVLLMDVWHWTPLVALLAYAGLRSIPDAYYQAARIDGASKLAVFRYIQLPKMRGVLMIAVLLRFMDSFMIYTEPFVLTGGGPGNATTFLSQYLTQKAVGQFDLGPAAAFSLIYFLIILLFCFVLYNWMQRLGQTEKEGGHE from the coding sequence ATGAGTGTCCAGAACAAGCCCGTGAACCAGAAGGCCTGGTTCCTGATCCTGCCGGTGTTCATCTGCGTGGCCTTCTCGGCCATCCTGCCGCTGATGACGGTGGTGAACTACTCGGTGCAGGACATCATCGACCCGGAGCGGCGCGTCTTCGTCGGCACCGAATGGTTCGTGCAGGTGATGCGCGACGAGGACCTGCACGCCGCGCTGTGGAACCAGCTGAAGTTCTCGCTGGCGGTGCTGCTGGTGGAGATCCCGCTGGGCATCGTGCTGGCGCTGTCCATGCCGGCCACCGGCTGGAAGGCCTCGGCCACGCTGGTGATCGTTTCGCTGTCGCTGCTGATCCCCTGGAACGTGGTCGGCACGATCTGGCAGATCTTCGGCCGTGCCGACATCGGCCTGATGGGCCACGGCCTGCAGGCCCTGGGCATCGACTACAGCTACACCGGCGATGCCACCCACGCCTGGCTGACGGTGCTGTTGATGGACGTCTGGCACTGGACGCCGTTGGTGGCGCTGCTGGCCTACGCCGGCCTGCGCAGCATCCCGGACGCGTACTACCAGGCTGCGCGCATCGACGGCGCCAGCAAGCTCGCGGTGTTCCGCTACATCCAGCTGCCCAAGATGCGCGGCGTGCTGATGATCGCGGTGCTGCTGCGCTTCATGGACAGCTTCATGATCTACACCGAGCCCTTCGTGCTCACCGGCGGCGGGCCCGGCAACGCCACCACCTTCCTGTCGCAGTACCTGACGCAGAAGGCGGTCGGCCAGTTCGACCTCGGCCCGGCGGCGGCCTTCTCGCTGATCTACTTCCTCATCATCCTGCTGTTCTGCTTCGTGCTCTACAACTGGATGCAGCGCCTGGGCCAAACCGAGAAGGAGGGCGGCCATGAATAA
- a CDS encoding carbohydrate ABC transporter permease — protein sequence MNKRGFQQRTIFLIAYLIFALLPIYWMVNMSLKTNEEILASFSLWPAQVSWTSYRTIFTDASWYSGYINSLIYVAINMVISLTVALPAAYAFSRYSFLGDKHVFFWLLTNRMTPPAVFLLPFFQLYTTVGLMDTHIAVALAHLLFNVPLAVWILEGFMSGIPREIDETAYIDGYSFPRFFLTIFLPLIKAGVGVAAFFCFMFSWVELLLARTLTSVNAKPIVATMTRTVSASGMDWATLAAAGTLTIVPGAIVIWFVRHYIAKGFAMGRV from the coding sequence ATGAATAAGCGTGGCTTCCAGCAGAGGACGATCTTTCTGATCGCCTACCTCATCTTCGCCCTGCTGCCCATCTACTGGATGGTCAACATGAGTCTGAAGACCAACGAGGAGATCCTCGCCAGCTTCAGCCTCTGGCCGGCGCAGGTCAGCTGGACGAGTTACCGAACCATCTTCACCGACGCGAGCTGGTACTCGGGCTACATCAACAGCCTGATCTACGTGGCCATCAACATGGTCATCTCGCTGACGGTGGCGCTGCCGGCGGCCTATGCCTTCAGCCGCTACAGCTTCCTGGGCGACAAGCACGTCTTCTTCTGGCTGCTGACCAACCGCATGACGCCGCCGGCGGTGTTCCTGCTGCCCTTCTTCCAGCTCTACACCACCGTCGGGCTGATGGACACGCACATCGCGGTGGCGCTGGCGCACCTGCTGTTCAACGTGCCGCTGGCGGTGTGGATCCTGGAGGGCTTCATGTCCGGCATCCCGCGCGAGATCGACGAGACGGCGTACATCGACGGCTACAGCTTCCCGCGTTTCTTCCTGACGATCTTCCTGCCGCTGATCAAGGCGGGCGTGGGCGTGGCGGCCTTTTTCTGCTTCATGTTCAGCTGGGTGGAGCTGCTGCTGGCGCGCACGCTGACCAGCGTGAACGCCAAGCCCATCGTCGCGACGATGACCCGCACGGTCAGCGCCAGCGGCATGGACTGGGCCACCCTGGCCGCCGCCGGCACGCTGACCATCGTGCCCGGCGCGATCGTGATCTGGTTTGTCCGCCACTACATCGCGAAGGGTTTCGCGATGGGCCGCGTCTGA
- a CDS encoding DUF2160 domain-containing protein, producing the protein MFDWMVWTTPVAVFFSCIVLMLIGMTVWEIKSPTALRKGFLPIATTRGDRLFIGLLTAAYINLGFVGLAGKLGEWLSLESEPSIWVSFVLSMAVLALIMRRG; encoded by the coding sequence ATGTTCGATTGGATGGTGTGGACCACGCCCGTGGCGGTGTTCTTCAGCTGCATCGTGCTCATGCTCATTGGCATGACGGTGTGGGAGATCAAGTCGCCCACGGCGCTGCGCAAGGGCTTCCTGCCGATCGCCACCACGCGCGGCGACCGGCTCTTCATCGGCCTGCTGACGGCCGCGTACATCAACCTGGGCTTCGTCGGCCTGGCCGGCAAGCTGGGCGAGTGGCTGTCGCTGGAGTCCGAGCCCAGCATCTGGGTGAGCTTCGTGCTCAGCATGGCGGTGCTCGCGCTGATCATGCGCCGCGGCTGA
- a CDS encoding ABC transporter substrate-binding protein → MKVRYTALAVAAMFAVAGHTWAGEAEAKKWIDAEFQPSTLNKDQQLAEMKWFIDAAKKLQAKGVKEINVVSETITTHEYEAKTLAKAFTEITGITVKHDLIQEGDVVEKLQTSMQSGKSIYDGWISDSDLIGTHWRYGKIMNLTDYMAGAGKEWTNPGLDLKDFIGTSFTTAPDGKLYQLPDQQFANLYWFRADLFARQDLKDKFKAKYGYDLGVPLNWSAYEDIAEFFTNDVKNIDGKAIYGHMDYGKKDPSLGWRFTDAWLSMAGTADKGIPNGVPVDEWGIRVDDKKCAPVGASVSRGGATNSPAAVYALTKYVDWMKKYAPKEATGMTFGEAGPVPAQGQIAQQIFWYTAFTADMTKPGLPVVNADGTPKWRMAPGPNGPYWKGGMQNGYQDVGSWTFFKGHDANRTAAAWLYAQFVTAKSVSLKKTVVGLTPIRESDIQSKTMTDMAPKLGGLVEFYRSPARVAWTPTGTNVPDYPKLAQLWWKNVAVAVTGEKTPQQAMDNLAEEMDQVMARLERAGMATCAPKLNKKEDPKKWLSDKGAPWAKLANEKPKGETIAYDALLNAWKAGKVR, encoded by the coding sequence ATGAAGGTGCGCTACACCGCATTGGCCGTGGCCGCAATGTTCGCCGTGGCCGGCCACACCTGGGCCGGCGAGGCCGAGGCGAAGAAATGGATCGACGCCGAGTTCCAGCCGTCCACGCTGAACAAGGACCAGCAGCTCGCCGAGATGAAGTGGTTCATCGACGCGGCCAAGAAGCTGCAGGCCAAGGGCGTCAAGGAGATCAACGTCGTCTCCGAGACCATCACCACCCATGAGTACGAGGCCAAGACCCTGGCCAAGGCCTTCACGGAGATCACCGGCATCACCGTCAAGCACGACCTGATCCAGGAAGGCGACGTGGTCGAGAAGCTGCAGACCTCGATGCAGTCGGGCAAGTCGATCTACGACGGCTGGATCAGCGACTCCGACCTGATCGGCACGCACTGGCGCTACGGCAAGATCATGAACCTCACCGACTACATGGCCGGTGCGGGCAAGGAGTGGACCAACCCGGGCCTGGACCTGAAGGACTTCATCGGCACGAGCTTCACCACCGCCCCGGACGGCAAGCTCTACCAGCTGCCCGACCAGCAGTTCGCCAACCTGTACTGGTTCCGCGCCGACCTCTTCGCCCGCCAGGACCTGAAGGACAAGTTCAAGGCCAAGTACGGCTATGACCTGGGCGTGCCGCTGAACTGGAGCGCCTACGAGGACATCGCCGAGTTCTTCACCAACGACGTGAAGAACATCGACGGCAAGGCCATCTACGGCCACATGGACTACGGCAAGAAGGACCCGTCGCTGGGCTGGCGCTTCACCGACGCCTGGCTGTCGATGGCCGGCACCGCCGACAAGGGCATCCCCAACGGCGTGCCGGTGGACGAGTGGGGCATCCGCGTCGACGACAAGAAGTGCGCACCGGTCGGTGCCTCGGTCTCGCGGGGGGGCGCCACCAACTCGCCGGCCGCCGTCTACGCCCTGACCAAGTACGTCGACTGGATGAAGAAGTACGCCCCGAAGGAAGCCACCGGCATGACCTTCGGCGAAGCCGGCCCGGTGCCCGCGCAGGGCCAGATCGCCCAGCAGATCTTCTGGTACACCGCCTTCACCGCCGACATGACCAAGCCGGGCCTGCCGGTGGTCAACGCCGACGGCACGCCGAAGTGGCGCATGGCCCCCGGCCCGAACGGCCCGTACTGGAAGGGCGGCATGCAGAACGGCTACCAGGACGTGGGCTCCTGGACCTTCTTCAAGGGCCACGACGCCAACCGCACCGCCGCGGCCTGGCTGTACGCCCAGTTCGTCACCGCCAAGTCGGTCAGCCTGAAGAAGACCGTGGTCGGCCTGACGCCGATCCGCGAGTCGGACATCCAGAGCAAGACCATGACCGACATGGCGCCCAAGCTCGGCGGCCTGGTGGAGTTCTACCGCAGCCCCGCGCGCGTGGCCTGGACGCCCACCGGCACCAACGTTCCCGACTACCCGAAGCTGGCCCAGCTGTGGTGGAAGAACGTGGCCGTGGCCGTGACCGGCGAGAAGACGCCGCAGCAGGCGATGGACAACCTGGCCGAGGAGATGGACCAGGTGATGGCCCGCCTCGAGCGCGCCGGCATGGCCACCTGCGCGCCCAAGCTGAACAAGAAGGAAGACCCGAAGAAGTGGCTGTCCGACAAGGGCGCGCCGTGGGCCAAGCTGGCCAACGAGAAGCCCAAGGGTGAAACCATCGCCTACGACGCCCTGCTGAACGCCTGGAAGGCCGGCAAGGTGCGCTGA
- a CDS encoding histidine phosphatase family protein: MPYSEMTRILAIRHGETTWNVDSRIQGQLDIGLNALGRRQAECAARHLADEGLDAIYSSDLQRAHDTALALAQPAGLAVQADAGLRERRFGVFEGRTFAEIDAEWPELALRWKRRDPDFGAPGGETLAEFYDRCVATATRLAAAHAGQTLALVTHGGVLDCLYRAATRIELNAPRTWTIGNTSINRLLWTPDGFTLVGWGDTQHLDGLDAVLDEASDGGRVG; this comes from the coding sequence ATGCCCTACAGCGAGATGACCCGGATCCTGGCGATCCGCCACGGCGAGACCACCTGGAACGTCGACAGCCGCATCCAGGGTCAGCTCGACATCGGCCTGAATGCGCTGGGCCGCCGCCAGGCCGAGTGCGCCGCGCGGCACCTGGCCGACGAGGGGCTGGACGCCATCTACAGCTCCGACCTGCAGCGCGCGCACGACACCGCCCTGGCGCTGGCGCAGCCCGCCGGGCTGGCGGTGCAGGCCGATGCCGGGCTGCGGGAGCGGCGCTTCGGCGTCTTCGAGGGCCGCACCTTTGCGGAGATCGACGCCGAGTGGCCCGAGCTGGCGCTGCGCTGGAAGCGCCGCGACCCGGACTTCGGTGCGCCCGGCGGTGAGACGCTGGCCGAGTTCTACGACCGCTGCGTGGCCACCGCCACCCGCCTGGCCGCGGCCCACGCCGGCCAGACCCTGGCGCTGGTCACCCACGGCGGCGTGCTCGACTGCCTGTACCGCGCCGCCACGCGGATCGAGCTGAACGCGCCGCGCACCTGGACCATCGGCAACACCAGCATCAACCGCCTGCTCTGGACGCCCGACGGCTTCACGCTGGTCGGCTGGGGCGACACCCAGCACCTGGACGGGCTGGACGCGGTGCTCGACGAGGCGAGCGACGGCGGCCGCGTCGGCTGA
- a CDS encoding DUF1840 domain-containing protein — MLYKFKSKATADLIMTEPVGDRLLRLIGREPAPQGILLLADMPAALEALHAAIEADEAARRAAAESDDEAVQAEAAARDRISLRQRAWPFVEVIKRAQSGRADLVWGV, encoded by the coding sequence ATGCTCTACAAGTTCAAATCCAAGGCCACCGCCGATCTGATCATGACCGAGCCGGTGGGCGACCGCCTCCTGCGGCTGATCGGCCGCGAGCCGGCGCCCCAGGGCATCCTGCTGCTGGCCGACATGCCCGCCGCGCTCGAGGCGCTGCACGCCGCGATCGAGGCCGATGAGGCTGCCCGACGCGCCGCGGCCGAGAGCGACGACGAGGCCGTGCAGGCCGAGGCCGCCGCGCGCGACCGCATCAGCCTGCGCCAGCGCGCCTGGCCCTTCGTCGAGGTGATCAAGCGGGCCCAGTCGGGCCGGGCCGACCTCGTCTGGGGCGTCTGA
- a CDS encoding lysophospholipid acyltransferase family protein, which produces MIRALGGAWRLLRLVLHVFHGLWVAAREFGAATEAQRCAHIQWWAAKLLRLMGISLQVSGRFQNGPQLLVANHVSWLDILAVHAVCPQARFVSKSDVRGWPVLGWLVGKAGTLFIERENKRDALRVVHQMAEALRQGDTVAVFPEGTTGEGHEPLPFHANLLQAAVATGTLTQPLALRYSEPGHAVSPTAKWVGDTSLGESLWSIATTPGLSVQVTVLPMQDPAGLERRALAAVLRQRIAQALAAASA; this is translated from the coding sequence GTGATCCGCGCGCTGGGTGGCGCCTGGCGCCTGCTGCGGCTGGTCCTGCACGTCTTCCACGGCCTCTGGGTGGCGGCGCGCGAGTTCGGCGCGGCCACCGAGGCGCAGCGCTGCGCCCACATTCAGTGGTGGGCGGCCAAGCTGCTGCGGCTGATGGGCATCTCGCTGCAGGTCAGCGGGCGCTTCCAGAATGGGCCGCAGCTGCTGGTGGCCAACCACGTCTCCTGGCTGGACATCCTCGCGGTGCACGCGGTGTGCCCGCAGGCGCGCTTCGTCTCCAAGTCCGACGTGCGCGGCTGGCCGGTGCTGGGCTGGCTGGTGGGCAAGGCCGGCACGCTGTTCATCGAGCGCGAGAACAAGCGCGACGCATTGCGCGTGGTGCACCAGATGGCCGAGGCGCTGCGCCAGGGCGACACCGTGGCGGTCTTCCCCGAAGGCACCACCGGCGAGGGCCACGAGCCGCTGCCCTTCCACGCCAACCTGCTGCAGGCCGCGGTGGCCACCGGCACGCTGACCCAGCCGCTGGCGCTGCGCTACAGCGAGCCTGGTCACGCCGTCAGCCCGACGGCCAAGTGGGTGGGCGATACATCACTGGGCGAAAGCCTCTGGAGCATCGCCACCACGCCCGGCCTGAGCGTGCAGGTGACGGTGCTGCCCATGCAGGACCCGGCGGGCCTGGAGCGCCGCGCGCTGGCCGCCGTGCTGCGCCAGCGCATTGCCCAGGCGCTGGCGGCCGCATCCGCCTGA
- a CDS encoding dihydroorotase, with product MKILIKNGRVVDPASGRDERADIAIAAGRILTIGSVSADFHANRVIDAAGCVVAPGLVDLAARLREPGHEHEGMLESELNAAAAGGVTSLVCPPDTDPTLDEPGLVEMLKFRARKLSLCRLFPLGALTRGLKGETLTEMVELTEAGCVGFSQAEVAVRDTQVLQRAMQYAATHGYAVWLRPQDGSLGRGVAASGAVATRLGLSGVPVAAETIALHTLFELMRVTGARVHLCRLSSAAGVELLRQARREGLPVTADVSINSLHLTDVDIGYFNPAMRLTPPLRQGRDRDALQQALADGTLDCLVSDHTPVEQDAKMLPFGEAEPGATGLELLLSLALKWGDRQGLGLGATLARVTSDPVRVLGDAIGSLASSAGRLVEGGVADVCVFDAAATWTVTPDALLSQGKHTPFGFADTGMALPGRVRTTLVAGTVAHELAV from the coding sequence ATGAAGATCCTCATCAAGAACGGCCGCGTGGTCGATCCGGCCTCCGGCCGCGACGAGCGCGCCGACATCGCCATCGCTGCGGGCCGCATCCTGACCATCGGCTCGGTCAGCGCCGATTTCCACGCCAACCGGGTCATCGATGCCGCCGGCTGCGTCGTCGCGCCCGGCCTGGTCGACCTGGCCGCGCGCCTGCGCGAGCCCGGCCACGAGCACGAGGGCATGCTCGAATCGGAGCTGAACGCCGCCGCTGCCGGCGGCGTGACCAGCCTGGTCTGCCCGCCCGACACCGACCCGACGCTCGACGAGCCCGGCCTGGTCGAGATGCTCAAGTTCCGCGCCCGCAAGCTGAGCCTGTGCCGGCTCTTCCCGCTGGGCGCGCTCACGCGCGGCCTGAAAGGCGAGACGCTGACCGAGATGGTCGAGCTGACCGAGGCCGGCTGCGTCGGCTTCTCGCAGGCCGAGGTGGCCGTGCGCGACACCCAGGTGCTGCAGCGGGCGATGCAGTATGCCGCCACGCACGGCTACGCTGTGTGGCTGCGCCCGCAGGACGGTTCCCTCGGCCGCGGCGTGGCCGCCAGCGGCGCAGTGGCCACGCGCCTGGGCCTGTCCGGCGTGCCGGTGGCGGCCGAAACCATCGCACTGCACACCCTGTTCGAGCTGATGCGCGTCACCGGGGCCCGGGTGCACCTGTGCCGCCTGTCCAGCGCCGCCGGGGTGGAGCTGCTGCGCCAAGCCCGCCGCGAGGGCCTGCCGGTCACGGCCGACGTGAGCATCAACTCGCTGCACCTCACCGACGTGGACATCGGCTACTTCAACCCGGCGATGCGCCTGACCCCGCCGCTGCGCCAGGGCCGCGACCGCGACGCGCTGCAGCAGGCGCTGGCCGACGGCACGCTGGACTGCCTGGTCTCCGATCACACCCCGGTCGAGCAGGACGCCAAGATGCTGCCCTTCGGCGAGGCCGAACCCGGCGCCACCGGCCTGGAGCTGTTGCTCAGCCTGGCGCTGAAGTGGGGCGACCGCCAGGGCCTGGGCCTGGGCGCGACGCTGGCGCGCGTCACCAGCGACCCGGTGCGGGTGCTGGGCGACGCGATCGGCTCGCTCGCCTCCAGCGCGGGCCGGCTGGTCGAGGGCGGCGTGGCCGACGTCTGCGTCTTCGATGCGGCGGCGACCTGGACCGTCACGCCCGATGCCCTGCTCAGCCAGGGCAAGCACACGCCCTTCGGCTTTGCCGACACCGGCATGGCGCTGCCCGGCCGGGTGCGCACGACGCTGGTGGCCGGTACGGTGGCGCATGAACTGGCGGTGTGA